In Holophagales bacterium, one DNA window encodes the following:
- a CDS encoding glycosyltransferase, which yields MSVIVPVHNGGRFLGAALASLVDQSGDELEVVAVDDRSTDHSREILDSFSSRLALRVLRNEQTCGWVAASQRGLDAARGEVACFLHQDDLWLPGRMAAAREAWRERPDIGLLVHDCDFLDVEGRRLATLRPPFGEGGFVARARVLEALAVQNTISVPAAAFSVAAARQVGPLAAEHWYTADWLLWIRLADRVPVVYLPRVLAGFRIHAESQTATRSRNSDDFRREHVEVLAEVQRLLDLGDEGAGVIAAGELSMRANLLLAALWHRDTAGVVSVLSGLRPRHLAGLPRFLRCSRIGERLAARLALLQD from the coding sequence ATGAGCGTCATCGTGCCGGTCCACAACGGCGGGCGTTTTCTCGGGGCGGCCCTTGCGAGCCTGGTCGACCAGAGTGGTGACGAGCTCGAGGTCGTCGCCGTCGACGATCGTTCGACGGACCACAGTCGAGAGATCCTGGACAGCTTCTCTTCGCGGCTCGCGCTTCGCGTGTTGCGCAACGAGCAGACGTGCGGCTGGGTGGCGGCGAGCCAGCGCGGTCTCGATGCGGCGCGCGGCGAGGTGGCTTGCTTTCTCCACCAGGACGACCTCTGGCTTCCGGGCCGCATGGCCGCAGCGAGAGAGGCGTGGCGTGAACGGCCGGACATCGGGCTCCTGGTGCACGACTGCGATTTTCTCGATGTGGAGGGGCGACGTCTGGCCACACTCCGTCCACCGTTTGGCGAGGGAGGGTTCGTGGCGCGAGCGCGGGTGCTCGAGGCACTGGCAGTGCAGAATACGATCTCGGTTCCTGCCGCGGCCTTCTCCGTGGCGGCGGCGCGGCAGGTGGGACCGCTGGCTGCGGAGCATTGGTACACCGCCGATTGGCTACTTTGGATACGCCTGGCCGACAGGGTGCCCGTCGTCTACTTGCCGCGCGTGCTTGCCGGATTCCGCATTCACGCCGAGTCGCAGACCGCAACCCGTTCGCGGAATAGCGACGACTTTCGACGCGAGCACGTCGAGGTGCTGGCCGAGGTGCAGCGCCTCCTCGACCTGGGTGACGAAGGGGCGGGTGTGATTGCCGCGGGCGAGCTGTCGATGCGAGCCAACCTCCTGCTCGCCGCGCTCTGGCACCGCGACACGGCAGGAGTCGTGAGCGTGCTGTCGGGACTGCGGCCGCGCCATCTCGCAGGTCTGCCACGCTTCCTGCGCTGTTCGCGCATCGGCGAGCGGCTCGCTGCTCGTCTGGCGCTGCTTCAGGACTGA
- a CDS encoding flippase-like domain-containing protein, protein MAPPTFRGARSILAWSCGLALVAWLVGRTGLAPILAALREGARPGFLCYTLLATALPLPLDAWATGRAISRLGIRVPERDLLLARGASYLAGMLNYALGQGSVSWFLVKRGVPAPRAGGAMLFVLATTGLATMAVTFVASVLGPSILRSGALRWLPSLTLLFVLSYLPGLAAARRLRFLRCHPLLEVLLEAPGRDHLLSAVARLPHLIAMSLLGWGLFRAWGLALPAAAGISATPVILLVASLPLTPAGLGTVPATQVALLSPFLANLPIEERSTEILACALTAQAVTLATQALIGVISLALLRLLNEPARST, encoded by the coding sequence GTGGCACCGCCGACCTTCCGAGGAGCTCGAAGCATCCTTGCGTGGTCATGCGGCCTCGCGCTTGTCGCCTGGCTTGTTGGCCGTACCGGCTTGGCCCCGATCCTGGCCGCCCTGCGCGAGGGAGCCCGCCCTGGATTCCTCTGTTACACCCTGCTCGCCACAGCACTTCCGCTGCCCCTCGATGCGTGGGCGACCGGACGTGCGATTTCGCGCCTAGGAATCCGCGTCCCGGAGCGTGATCTGCTTCTCGCGCGCGGCGCGAGCTATCTCGCCGGCATGCTCAACTACGCGCTCGGCCAGGGCAGCGTGTCCTGGTTTCTGGTGAAGCGTGGGGTGCCCGCACCTCGAGCTGGTGGTGCCATGCTCTTCGTGTTGGCAACAACGGGCCTCGCGACGATGGCCGTGACTTTCGTCGCGTCCGTCCTGGGCCCCTCGATCCTGCGCAGCGGCGCTCTCCGTTGGCTCCCCTCCCTGACGCTCCTCTTCGTCCTGAGCTACTTGCCAGGGCTCGCCGCGGCTCGTCGGCTCCGTTTCCTTCGGTGCCATCCGCTGCTGGAGGTGCTGCTCGAAGCACCCGGGCGGGATCACCTGCTGTCTGCGGTCGCTCGGCTTCCCCATCTCATCGCAATGTCGCTTCTGGGTTGGGGCCTCTTCCGCGCCTGGGGCCTTGCGCTGCCTGCCGCCGCGGGGATCTCGGCGACACCCGTGATCCTCCTCGTGGCCAGCCTGCCACTGACGCCAGCCGGTCTCGGCACCGTGCCGGCAACCCAGGTCGCGCTCTTGTCGCCGTTCCTCGCGAATCTACCGATCGAGGAGCGCAGCACCGAGATTCTGGCCTGCGCCTTGACCGCCCAAGCGGTGACTCTGGCGACTCAAGCCCTCATCGGAGTGATTTCGCTGGCCCTCTTGCGCCTGCTGAACGAGCCCGCACGAAGCACCTGA
- a CDS encoding glycosyltransferase family 2 protein: MNGLLLASENPSTGIEPDLEVSVVIPCLNEMETVAGCVAQAVAALKRHGVTGEVLVADNGSTDGSRELAAAAGARVVEIRDRGYGSALRGGFAAARGRYLVMGDADGSYDFGDLMPFLARLREGDDLVMGNRFLGGIRPGAMPWKNRWIGNPLLSGLGRLLFGIAVGDFHCGLRALTRTAAAKLGLRTTGMEFASEMVIKAHLFGLRIAEVPTTLSPDGRSRPPHLRPWRDGWRHLRFMLLFSPRWLFLAPGASLFLLGAALTALLVRGPVRLGHIGLDVHSLLVASFVCLLGYQLLIFGVFARVYAAAEGFHPPSARLVRVSRRVSLEGGVIGGLTALGTGIVLLVLALLSWGSTGFSELDPAVTMRQVVPSVLLMALGTQTVFASFFISILTLAKTTVTGSPMTP, encoded by the coding sequence ATGAACGGTCTGCTGCTCGCCTCCGAGAATCCTAGCACCGGCATCGAGCCGGATCTCGAGGTCTCAGTGGTCATCCCGTGCCTCAACGAGATGGAAACCGTGGCGGGCTGCGTCGCTCAGGCAGTCGCCGCGCTGAAGCGTCACGGTGTTACAGGAGAGGTCCTGGTCGCCGACAACGGCAGCACCGACGGCTCCCGCGAGTTGGCGGCTGCAGCTGGCGCTCGCGTGGTCGAGATCCGGGATCGTGGCTACGGTAGCGCCTTGCGTGGCGGGTTTGCCGCGGCCCGAGGGCGCTACCTGGTCATGGGCGATGCTGACGGCAGCTATGACTTCGGCGACCTGATGCCCTTCCTTGCGCGCTTGCGCGAGGGCGACGACCTGGTGATGGGAAACCGGTTCCTCGGCGGTATCCGACCAGGAGCCATGCCTTGGAAGAACCGGTGGATCGGTAACCCCCTGCTGAGCGGTCTCGGCCGATTGCTCTTCGGAATCGCGGTTGGAGACTTCCATTGCGGGCTGCGGGCGCTGACGCGCACCGCCGCAGCCAAGCTCGGCCTGCGGACGACTGGCATGGAATTCGCCAGCGAGATGGTGATCAAGGCGCATCTCTTCGGCCTGCGCATCGCCGAGGTTCCCACGACGCTATCTCCCGACGGCAGATCGCGTCCGCCGCATCTGAGGCCATGGCGCGACGGCTGGCGCCATCTCCGCTTCATGTTGCTATTCAGTCCGCGCTGGCTCTTCCTCGCTCCTGGAGCCTCACTCTTCCTGTTGGGAGCGGCGCTCACCGCCCTGCTGGTGCGTGGCCCGGTACGGTTGGGACACATCGGCCTCGACGTCCACTCCCTTCTGGTGGCATCGTTCGTCTGTCTGCTCGGCTACCAGCTGTTGATCTTCGGTGTCTTCGCTCGCGTGTACGCCGCAGCCGAGGGCTTTCACCCCCCCTCAGCCAGGCTAGTGCGCGTCTCACGCCGCGTCAGCCTGGAGGGTGGGGTCATCGGCGGTCTGACCGCCCTCGGAACAGGCATCGTCCTCTTGGTCCTCGCCTTGCTCTCCTGGGGTAGCACCGGGTTCTCGGAGCTCGACCCGGCGGTCACGATGCGTCAGGTCGTTCCTTCGGTTCTGCTCATGGCACTGGGAACTCAGACGGTCTTCGCGAGCTTCTTCATCAGCATTCTCACGCTTGCCAAGACAACGGTGACTGGCTCGCCCATGACACCCTGA
- a CDS encoding methyltransferase domain-containing protein, translating into MRSDEEPRRGRGESTYSQRLQRLQTAWWKRLLDVQRPYRERLRALEPGFVLEVGCGIGRNLSHLQGHAVGVDIDRESVSYVVEVLGLRAFTPDSFAVSEFGRGCPFDTLLLSHLLEHLDADGAIELMRDYLPRIKPGGRVIVITPQEAGFTSDPTHVRFVDEAAVRTLAAECGLVVEALESFPFPRFVGRFFRYNEFVCCMRLPSPVPTRGAS; encoded by the coding sequence ATGCGTAGCGACGAGGAGCCGAGGCGAGGAAGGGGAGAGTCGACGTATTCGCAGCGGCTTCAGCGTCTCCAGACGGCTTGGTGGAAACGGCTCCTCGATGTCCAGCGACCCTACCGCGAACGTCTCCGGGCTCTCGAGCCCGGCTTCGTTCTCGAGGTGGGATGTGGCATCGGCAGGAACCTCAGCCACCTGCAGGGCCATGCCGTTGGAGTGGACATCGATCGCGAATCGGTGAGCTACGTCGTCGAGGTTCTCGGCCTCCGGGCCTTCACGCCGGATTCATTCGCGGTGTCAGAGTTCGGAAGAGGCTGCCCCTTCGACACGCTCTTGCTCTCCCACCTGCTCGAGCATCTCGATGCCGATGGCGCGATCGAGTTGATGCGCGACTATCTGCCGCGGATCAAACCGGGCGGCCGTGTCATCGTCATCACGCCGCAGGAGGCCGGCTTCACCAGTGACCCGACGCACGTGCGCTTCGTCGACGAAGCCGCTGTCCGGACGCTTGCGGCAGAGTGCGGGCTTGTTGTCGAGGCGCTCGAGTCGTTCCCGTTCCCGCGGTTCGTCGGCCGTTTCTTCCGCTATAACGAGTTCGTCTGTTGCATGCGCCTGCCGAGTCCGGTGCCGACGCGAGGAGCGTCCTGA